The window GCATCATCGCCTTTTGTCATTTCTATTCAAAATGCCGGTACTTATGCTCTTCCAGACATTTTCAACGCTGTGGTCTTGATTACTGTTATATCTGCTGCCAATTCTAACGTGTACGTTGGTTCTCGTGTCCTGTACTCTCTCGCTCAAAGCGGCAACGCACCAAAGCAATTTGGATACGTCACTAAGCAGGGTGTTCCATACATGGGCGTCCTCTCAACAGCTGCATTGGGTCTTTTAGCCTTTTTGGTCGTCAACAACAATGCCAATACCGCATTCAACTGGCTAATTAGCATTTCCACTTTGGCAGGGCTATGTGCATGGTTGTTCATTTCTTTGGCCCACATCAGGTTCATGCAAGCATTGAAGCAACGTGGTATTTCTCGTGATGATTTGCCCTTCAAGGCTAAACTAATGCCTTATGGGGCCTACTatgcttctttttttgtcaccatcatcatatTCATTCAAGGGTTTCAAGCATTCTGTCCGTTCAGTGTTTCCGAGTTTTTTACATCTTATATTTCCTTGATACTTTTGGCCGTTGTATTCATTAGTTGTCAATTGTACTACAAATGTAGATTTATTTGGAAACTAGAAGATATTGACATCGATTCTGACAGAAGAGAAATCGAAGCCATTATCTGGGAAGATGATGAGCCAAAGAATTTATGGGAGAAGTTTTGGGCAGCTGTTGCATAGAACCTTTACTGGAAATTgagattgaaaaaggaaaggaaAGGCGTTCATTACTTCAATTAATTTGTGGAGGGTTCTTGAAAAGGCACCTAcactatatatataatatcgACATTTACTATTCACTATTCATAACATGTTACATCGTAACGCGGTCAATATCACTTTCGTTGCATCGGCATTCTGTTTATAATATAATCTTTACATACTATTTGCAAGTTAAATTAagaaacattattattcatGTCATTATTCACGACACGTTCAACTGTTGTTATTTTCGTGTTTTTGCATGAGAACAAAAGAACCCTGccaaaaatatcattagAATGAAGATCCAGAAGAATGGAATTTTATATTCAAGACCCTTCAATATTTTAAACGTACCTACCTTCTATATTAAGAAGATTTCTGAGCTTTACTGAACTCTATTAAGAAGATTTCTGGACTTTGCTGGACTATCTTGATTCGCTTATCACTTTCTCTCATTGTAGGCGGATTGTTGATCAAACTCtgttttcatcattatgCATAAAGCATCCAGTTCAAATAAGAGCTTTGATGATACCATTGaactaaagaagaatgaaCAGTTATTGAAACTGATTAATTCCAGTGAATTCACGCTACATAATTGCGTAGAGTTGCTATGTAAACACTCTAAAAATATTGGTATTCATTACTATTTGTGTCAGAAGTTGGCTACATTTCCTCACGGTGAACTacagttttatataccCCAATTAGTACAGGTTTTGATAACTATGGAAACAGAATCAATGGCTTTAGAAGATTTGCTATTGAGGTTGAGAGCGGAGAACCCTCATTTTGCACTGCTGACATTCTGGCAATTGCAAGCGTTGCTAACGGATTTATCTACAGACCCCGCTTCCTATGGTTTTCAAGTTGCTAGAAGAGTGCTAAACAATTTGCAAACAAACCTTTTTAATACAAGCTCAAATGACAACAAAAATGTTAGAATAAATGAGAACGTTGCACCAGCTTTAGTACTTTCCTCCATGATGATGTCAGCAATAGCATTACCACAGTTAAGTAAAGCCACGAAGCCATTGGTAGAATCTCAAGGTAGAAGACAAAAAGCCTTTGTTTTTAAATTAGCCAGAAGCGCGATGAAGGATTTCACCAAAAATATGACCTTAAAGAATACCCtgttaaacaaaaaaagctcCAAATCGAAAAGAGTCAGCTCAAGCAGCAGCTTAACTCAAACTTCTCCGATAGATTTAATAGATCCAATAAAAACCAAAGAAGATGCAACATTTAGAAAATCGAGACATAACGAGGTGAAATTGGATTTCGACATCGTAGACGATGTAGGTAACCAAGTGTTCGAGGAGAGAATTTCATCCTCAATCAAACTACCAAAACGTAAACCCAAACATTTGGATAACTCTTATGTCCACAGGACATATGATggcaaaaatatcaatagaGATGAACCTCTAACAAGAACTGCAAAAGGAGTAGATTGtgtttatatttcttcGAAGGGATATAATGATGAGAATACAGATATTGTtaacaatgatgatgaaacgGGTGGAGAAACAGAGGAGGATACAGACGCTTTAAACTCCGATCAGTTCACCAGTTCTATGCCAGATCTGCATAATATTCAACCAAGACTTTCTTCTGCATCGTTCGCTTCTTTAGAGGGGACACCTAAACTGAATAGGACGAACTCTCAACCGCTTTCGCGCCAAGCAATTAAAAACAGTAAAAAGGCAAGCTCCTCATTGAGTAAAAAGATTGATCTATCTCAACTGTCGACTACATCTAAAATTAAAATGTTGAAGGCAAATTATTTCCGTTGCGAGACACAATTTGCCATTGCATTAGAAACTGTATCTCAGAGGTTAGCTCGAGTACCGACGGAAGCCAGATTAAGTGCCTTACGTGCTGAgctatttttattaaataGAGACTTGCCGGCGGAAGTAGACATCCCCACTTTATTGCCTGCAAATAAGAAAGGAAAGTTGCATAAGTTGGTAACCATTACAGCTAATGAGGCGCAGGTTTTGAATTCTGCTGAAAAAGTTCCATATTTGCTCTTGATAGAATATTTAAGAGATgaatttgattttgatcCAACAAGTGAATCAAATGAAAAGCTATTAAAGAAGATCAATAGTAATGAAGGTGGCCTAATATTTGATTTAAATTACATGAATAGAAAGGAtaacaatgaaaataagaacGAGAGTGCTCCACCTAGCATTAACGCTCCAACTACAGCATATGATAACAAAACACCAGACAATGGAATTTCCCGCAATGAGGACCTTTCCAACACTTCAAGAGTTGATTCGGCCTCTCTATCCCGTTTTAGAACTGAGGTTAATAAAGAGGAAGATTTAGGCGATATGTCAATGGTAAAAGTCAAGAACAGAACAGATGATGAAGCGTATAGAAATTCTTTAGTATTACAGAGTGCTGCCAACGTTCCAATTTTGTCTGCTGGTAGTCAAGACAGAAGTCCAGAGTTGAACTTTGGTTCGAACTTAGATGAAGTACTCATTGAAAATGGAattaataacaaaaaaattcataatCAAACAGACGCTTTAGCAGACCAAATGAGAGTTTCAGCAGTTATGTTAGCGCAACTGGATAAATCGCCACAGCAGCTGTCTGAAAGTACAAAACAGATTCGTGCCCAAAtcatttcatcaatgaagGAGGTGCAGGATAAATTTGGTTATCACGATTTGGAGGCCCTCCATGGAATGGCaggtgaaagaaaattagaAAACGATTTAATGACAGGTGGTATTGATACATCATATCTGGGTGAAGATTGGGctacaaagaaagaaaggatACGTAAAACATCAGAGTATGGCCATTTAGAAAACTGGGATTTATGTTCTGTGATTGCCAAGACCGGTGATGATTTGAGACAGGAAGCTTTTGCATATCAAATGATTCAGGCGATGGCCAATATATGggtcaaagaaaaagtggGAGTTTGGGTAAAGAGAATGAAGATTTTAATTACAAGTGCAAACACGGGACTTGTGGAAACTATCACAAATGCTATGTCTGTTCATAGTATTAAAAAGGctttaacaaaaaagatgatCGAAGATGCAGAGCTGGATGATAAAGGTAGTATTGCATCTTTGAACGACCATTTCCTTAGAGCTTTTGGTAATCCCAATGGGttcaaatataaaagagCCCAGGATAATTTTGCTTGCTCGCTAGCCGCATATTCTGTGATTTGCTATCTCCTACAAGTTAAAGACAGGCACAACGGTAACATCAtgattgataatgaaggTCATGTGAGTCACATCGATTTTGGATTCATGCTATCAAATTCACCAGGCTCCGTGGGCTTTGAAGCTGCTCCATTTAAACTAACTTACGAATATATCGAACTGTTAGGCGGAGTAGAAGGGGAAGCCTTTAAGAAGTTTGTTGAGCTTACAAAAAGTTCTTTCAAGGCTTTGAGAAAGTATGCTGATCAAATTATATCAATGTGTGAGATCATGCAAAAGGACAACATGCAGCCTTGTTTTGATGCTGGCGAACAAACCAGTGTACAACTACGACAAAGGTTCCAATTAGAATTgtcagaaaaagaagtcGACGACTTTGTAGAGAACTTCTTGGTAGGAAAATCCTTGGGTAGTATTTATACTAGAATATACGACCAATTCCAACTTATCACGCAAGGTATTTATAGTTGAGAAATAGACTAAAGCGGGATGAATATATTTATGTATCTTTAAATCGTGCCAAGAATATTAAACAAAGTAAGTTCATTGAACACAGAATAACATAAAGAAAGTTAATAAGCATACGACTAGTTAAAtatttataaaatttttcttattatctTCGCAAAGCATCGAAACGTTTTTTTAACTCGTCCAgttcatcattttcttgctcttttttAGTCTTTCTTCTcgtagttttcttttctgattGTTTTTTGTCAACTACTTCCTTTTTGATATCTTTAGGAATCTTTAGCTCattgtttatattttcGCTATTCTGTCTGGGCTTTTTTATAATGATAGGATGTTTAGCATCAGCAACGtcaatatcatcattatctaAGGTTAATATAGGCTTTTCTTCGTCGTTATCTTTCATCTCGACTGAAAGGTCATCATAATCTAAAGCTATgctagaagaagatgaggacAAGGAACCACACAGTTTACTATATGGCACATCGTATGTTTTCGCAATTTCCTTCAAGTATAGATCGACCAGCTCCTCTTTTGGAACCGAGGGAGAGCATTTTTGTATGATTTTGTCAGGTACGTCGATATGATCTGTTATAATCCCATTAACAAACTCAGCGTTTAACTTCCAAGCCATTAAATCTTTCAACTGACTTAgttctttaatttcatcaacGAAAAGAATCGCATATATTAACGACCGGATGGCTTCATTGATGCCATCCTCCAGGTGCTCTTTGACAAGCTCTTCCTCGGTGGTGATATCATTTATTATCTGTACTCTAGCCAACAGTAATTCACAGTATAACTCCAATATTTCTAATAGCTCAATATGAATATCATCATGTATTAGTGTTTCAACACGATAATGCGccttttgttctttatt is drawn from Saccharomyces mikatae IFO 1815 strain IFO1815 genome assembly, chromosome: 14 and contains these coding sequences:
- the PIK1 gene encoding 1-phosphatidylinositol 4-kinase (similar to Saccharomyces cerevisiae PIK1 (YNL267W); ancestral locus Anc_1.85); translated protein: MHKASSSNKSFDDTIELKKNEQLLKLINSSEFTLHNCVELLCKHSKNIGIHYYLCQKLATFPHGELQFYIPQLVQVLITMETESMALEDLLLRLRAENPHFALLTFWQLQALLTDLSTDPASYGFQVARRVLNNLQTNLFNTSSNDNKNVRINENVAPALVLSSMMMSAIALPQLSKATKPLVESQGRRQKAFVFKLARSAMKDFTKNMTLKNTLLNKKSSKSKRVSSSSSLTQTSPIDLIDPIKTKEDATFRKSRHNEVKLDFDIVDDVGNQVFEERISSSIKLPKRKPKHLDNSYVHRTYDGKNINRDEPLTRTAKGVDCVYISSKGYNDENTDIVNNDDETGGETEEDTDALNSDQFTSSMPDLHNIQPRLSSASFASLEGTPKLNRTNSQPLSRQAIKNSKKASSSLSKKIDLSQLSTTSKIKMLKANYFRCETQFAIALETVSQRLARVPTEARLSALRAELFLLNRDLPAEVDIPTLLPANKKGKLHKLVTITANEAQVLNSAEKVPYLLLIEYLRDEFDFDPTSESNEKLLKKINSNEGGLIFDLNYMNRKDNNENKNESAPPSINAPTTAYDNKTPDNGISRNEDLSNTSRVDSASLSRFRTEVNKEEDLGDMSMVKVKNRTDDEAYRNSLVLQSAANVPILSAGSQDRSPELNFGSNLDEVLIENGINNKKIHNQTDALADQMRVSAVMLAQLDKSPQQLSESTKQIRAQIISSMKEVQDKFGYHDLEALHGMAGERKLENDLMTGGIDTSYLGEDWATKKERIRKTSEYGHLENWDLCSVIAKTGDDLRQEAFAYQMIQAMANIWVKEKVGVWVKRMKILITSANTGLVETITNAMSVHSIKKALTKKMIEDAELDDKGSIASLNDHFLRAFGNPNGFKYKRAQDNFACSLAAYSVICYLLQVKDRHNGNIMIDNEGHVSHIDFGFMLSNSPGSVGFEAAPFKLTYEYIELLGGVEGEAFKKFVELTKSSFKALRKYADQIISMCEIMQKDNMQPCFDAGEQTSVQLRQRFQLELSEKEVDDFVENFLVGKSLGSIYTRIYDQFQLITQGIYS
- the IST1 gene encoding Ist1p (similar to Saccharomyces cerevisiae IST1 (YNL265C); ancestral locus Anc_1.87); protein product: MCIQRLRYAQEKQQAIAKQSRRQVAQLLLANKEQKAHYRVETLIHDDIHIELLEILELYCELLLARVQIINDITTEEELVKEHLEDGINEAIRSLIYAILFVDEIKELSQLKDLMAWKLNAEFVNGIITDHIDVPDKIIQKCSPSVPKEELVDLYLKEIAKTYDVPYSKLCGSLSSSSSSIALDYDDLSVEMKDNDEEKPILTLDNDDIDVADAKHPIIIKKPRQNSENINNELKIPKDIKKEVVDKKQSEKKTTRRKTKKEQENDELDELKKRFDALRR